A region from the Candidatus Atribacteria bacterium genome encodes:
- a CDS encoding WecB/TagA/CpsF family glycosyltransferase — protein MLEIGMMLKIAGIFVCSMLMIILGKIDEKRKIPTGYKLIFQILISLIIIYSGVKIEFLRAPSSSSGGYLYLNYLSIPLTLIWLISITNSISQEDELGDITPYIVFVASLTFLMVSLIQRQGLILAEVLSLIMATVSYIFIKYIPRGKFSSYYMSFGFILAVIAIVGVSKSTAALTLLIPLLILGVPIIDSSYSIVANYARQESSIPGIIGGKFSLFSENGNGGNRSRLRQILQFYGFSAPGANLTIIGVSLYLSISAFIISIYQNFYLLLTLTAFGWAVFGLLKNKVHSEELIIGRDNLTKRINLFQVGIDQVDNQKAIQKIEEFIISKKPHQVVTPDTLAVLRTRKDPEYHDILKSADLVTPDGAGILWAATTLNYPLAERVTGIDIIQNICILAAKKGYSLYLLGSCPGVASKAALNLNKKYPGIKIVGTHHGYFDIEDSENHDRIKSNSCTGDSIEEEVITEIRENKPDILLVGMGVPKQEKWISKNLEKLNVPVCIGVGGSFDVLSGRIPRAPLWMQKHGMEWIYRSFKQPKRTFRALALFYFIWLVIVGKIVYSLKEVE, from the coding sequence ATGTTGGAAATCGGAATGATGCTAAAAATTGCAGGAATTTTTGTATGCAGTATGCTAATGATTATCCTGGGGAAGATCGATGAAAAGAGAAAAATTCCCACAGGATATAAATTAATCTTTCAGATTTTAATTTCTTTGATTATAATTTATTCCGGAGTTAAAATAGAATTTTTACGCGCTCCTTCCTCCTCATCAGGAGGGTATCTTTATCTAAACTATTTATCTATCCCCTTAACTCTTATCTGGCTGATAAGCATTACTAACTCAATTAGCCAGGAAGATGAACTGGGGGATATCACTCCCTATATTGTCTTTGTCGCTTCCCTCACTTTTTTAATGGTTTCTCTTATACAGAGGCAGGGATTAATTTTGGCGGAAGTGCTATCTTTGATAATGGCAACGGTTTCATATATTTTTATTAAATATATCCCCCGGGGAAAATTTTCTTCATATTATATGTCTTTTGGATTTATATTAGCGGTGATTGCAATCGTGGGCGTATCCAAGAGTACAGCAGCTTTAACCTTACTGATTCCTCTTTTAATTTTGGGTGTACCGATTATAGACAGTTCCTATTCTATTGTGGCAAATTATGCCCGTCAAGAAAGCTCAATTCCGGGTATTATAGGAGGGAAATTTTCCTTATTTTCAGAAAACGGAAACGGAGGAAACAGGAGCAGATTAAGGCAGATACTGCAATTTTACGGATTCTCCGCACCGGGAGCGAATTTAACCATTATCGGGGTTTCTCTCTACTTAAGCATATCAGCTTTTATTATTTCTATCTACCAGAACTTCTATCTGTTGCTAACTTTAACTGCTTTTGGCTGGGCAGTTTTTGGATTGTTGAAGAATAAGGTTCACTCAGAGGAATTAATTATCGGAAGAGATAATTTAACCAAACGGATAAATCTCTTTCAAGTAGGAATTGATCAGGTGGATAATCAGAAAGCTATTCAAAAAATAGAGGAATTTATTATATCTAAAAAACCTCATCAAGTTGTTACTCCGGATACTTTGGCTGTTTTACGAACAAGAAAAGATCCTGAATATCATGACATATTAAAATCTGCGGATCTGGTTACTCCCGATGGAGCAGGCATTTTATGGGCTGCTACTACCTTAAATTATCCTTTAGCTGAAAGGGTCACCGGTATAGATATAATACAAAATATATGCATATTAGCCGCCAAGAAGGGATATTCTCTATATCTTTTGGGTTCTTGTCCCGGTGTTGCTAGTAAGGCTGCCTTAAATCTAAACAAGAAATATCCGGGAATAAAAATAGTCGGAACCCACCATGGTTATTTTGATATTGAAGATTCTGAGAATCACGATAGGATTAAAAGTAATAGTTGTACTGGCGACAGTATAGAAGAAGAGGTTATAACTGAGATCAGAGAAAATAAACCGGATATATTATTAGTGGGTATGGGTGTACCCAAACAAGAAAAGTGGATTAGTAAAAATTTGGAAAAATTAAATGTGCCAGTATGTATAGGGGTAGGGGGAAGTTTTGACGTCCTTTCCGGTAGGATACCGCGAGCACCATTATGGATGCAAAAACACGGAATGGAATGGATTTA